A stretch of the Gemmatirosa kalamazoonensis genome encodes the following:
- a CDS encoding sensor histidine kinase, with translation MPRSGSTSSTAPTQRATDRATDRRHARQDEMLAAVDVGLWYCDLPFDELQWDRTVKEHFWLAPDARVTIDTFYERLHVDDRERTREAIERSIATHAPYDIEYRTVAPIDSPRAGEVRWLRAIGNTFYDDADRPIRFDGVTVDVTAQKHAAEALRDAEQRLREEAHLVETLHRIGAGLAIEFDVDRIVQTVTDESTRLTGAQFGAFFYNVLNEKGESYMLYTISGVPRDHFSKFPMPRNTHVFDPTFKGLGTVRSDDITKDPRYGQNPPYHGKPKGHLPVVSYLAVPVKSHDGTVIGGLFYGHAEPGMFSERHERLVEGIAGWAALAMDNARLFAAQRRARAEAEDARAEAEQANRAKSDFLAAMSHDLRTPLNAIGGYAQLVELGVHGPVTDQQREALSRLRRAQEHLLTLINDILNFAQIEAGKLSLVIGDVDVATLLEELQTFIEPQAAARGLTFRCEHGPAAAVHADRERAAQVVLNLLTNAVKFTEPGGAVRVLWRADGDAVRISVADTGRGISADRLESIFDPFVQAAAKVSERTQGVGLGLAISRDLARAMGGDLTVDSEVGVGSTFTLTLPRAAL, from the coding sequence ATGCCGCGCTCCGGATCCACCTCATCGACCGCCCCGACCCAACGCGCCACCGATCGCGCCACCGACCGCCGCCACGCGCGGCAGGACGAGATGCTGGCCGCCGTCGACGTCGGGCTGTGGTACTGCGACCTCCCGTTCGACGAGCTGCAGTGGGATCGCACCGTGAAGGAGCACTTCTGGCTGGCGCCGGACGCGCGCGTGACGATCGACACGTTCTACGAGCGGCTGCACGTCGACGACCGCGAGCGCACGCGCGAGGCGATCGAGCGGTCCATCGCGACCCACGCGCCGTACGACATCGAGTACCGCACCGTGGCGCCCATCGACTCCCCCCGCGCGGGCGAGGTGCGCTGGTTGCGCGCGATCGGCAACACGTTCTACGACGACGCCGACCGCCCGATCCGCTTCGACGGCGTGACGGTGGACGTGACGGCGCAGAAGCACGCCGCGGAGGCGCTGCGCGACGCCGAGCAGCGGCTGCGCGAGGAGGCGCACCTCGTCGAGACGCTGCACCGGATCGGCGCGGGGCTCGCCATCGAGTTCGACGTCGACCGCATCGTGCAGACGGTGACCGACGAGTCCACGCGGCTCACCGGCGCGCAGTTCGGCGCGTTCTTCTACAACGTGCTGAACGAGAAGGGCGAGTCGTACATGCTCTACACGATCAGCGGCGTGCCGCGCGACCACTTCTCGAAGTTCCCGATGCCGCGCAACACGCACGTGTTCGATCCGACGTTCAAGGGCCTCGGCACCGTGCGGTCGGACGACATCACGAAGGACCCGCGCTACGGCCAGAACCCGCCGTACCACGGCAAGCCGAAGGGGCACCTGCCGGTCGTGAGCTATCTCGCGGTGCCGGTGAAGTCGCACGACGGGACCGTGATCGGGGGCCTGTTCTACGGCCACGCCGAGCCGGGGATGTTCAGCGAGCGGCACGAGCGGCTCGTCGAGGGGATCGCGGGATGGGCGGCGCTCGCCATGGACAACGCGCGGCTGTTCGCGGCGCAGCGGCGCGCGCGCGCCGAGGCGGAGGACGCGCGCGCCGAGGCGGAGCAGGCGAACCGCGCGAAGAGCGACTTCCTCGCCGCCATGAGCCACGACCTGCGCACGCCGCTGAACGCGATCGGCGGCTACGCACAGCTCGTGGAGCTCGGCGTGCACGGTCCCGTGACCGACCAGCAGCGCGAGGCGCTGTCGCGGCTGCGTCGCGCGCAGGAGCACCTCCTGACGCTCATCAACGACATCCTGAACTTCGCGCAGATCGAGGCCGGCAAGCTGTCGCTCGTGATCGGCGACGTGGACGTCGCGACGCTGCTCGAGGAGCTGCAGACGTTCATCGAGCCGCAGGCCGCGGCGCGCGGGCTGACGTTCCGGTGCGAGCACGGGCCCGCGGCGGCGGTGCACGCCGACCGCGAGCGCGCCGCGCAGGTGGTGCTCAACCTCCTCACGAACGCGGTGAAGTTCACGGAGCCCGGCGGCGCGGTGCGCGTGCTCTGGCGCGCCGACGGCGACGCCGTGCGCATCTCCGTCGCCGACACGGGGCGCGGCATCTCGGCCGACCGGCTGGAGTCGATCTTCGACCCGTTCGTGCAGGCCGCGGCGAAGGTCAGCGAGCGCACGCAGGGCGTCGGCCTCGGGCTGGCGATCAGCCGCGACCTCGCGCGCGCGATGGGTGGCGACCTCACGGTCGACAGCGAGGTCGGCGTCGGGAGCACGTTCACGTTGACGCTGCCGCGGGCGGCTCTTTGA
- a CDS encoding PepSY-associated TM helix domain-containing protein, which translates to MTLSTPTTPRAPGEHLPPSRRSVAFWRRWHRWIGFPAAVFLLWSALTGVVVAGTEFFGEDEALREQLRTVTSPVSTASAAAEWTASVGRALATVAAQSPDAPVDKVIVQFKGPAPTVAVFTGKRGGGEDRQFVVNARTGALVSVEDYADKPFLYRLHSGEAFGDGGLVVAMGWGLALAVLSLTGIVIWWRIRRRGATGIRRLFWH; encoded by the coding sequence ATGACACTCTCGACGCCGACCACACCGCGCGCTCCCGGCGAGCACCTGCCCCCCAGCCGCCGCAGCGTCGCGTTCTGGCGCCGGTGGCACCGGTGGATCGGCTTTCCCGCCGCCGTGTTCCTGCTCTGGTCCGCGCTCACCGGCGTGGTCGTCGCCGGCACCGAGTTCTTTGGCGAGGACGAGGCGCTGCGCGAGCAGCTGCGCACGGTCACGAGCCCCGTGTCGACGGCCAGCGCGGCCGCCGAGTGGACGGCGAGCGTCGGACGGGCGCTCGCCACCGTCGCCGCGCAGAGCCCGGACGCGCCGGTGGACAAGGTGATCGTGCAGTTCAAGGGCCCCGCGCCGACGGTGGCGGTGTTCACCGGCAAGCGCGGCGGCGGCGAGGACCGGCAGTTCGTCGTGAACGCGCGCACCGGCGCGCTCGTGTCGGTGGAGGACTACGCCGACAAGCCGTTCCTGTACCGGCTGCACAGCGGCGAGGCGTTCGGCGACGGCGGACTGGTGGTCGCGATGGGGTGGGGGCTCGCGCTCGCGGTGCTGTCGCTCACCGGCATCGTGATCTGGTGGCGCATCCGGCGGCGGGGCGCGACCGGGATCCGGCGGCTGTTCTGGCACTGA
- a CDS encoding hybrid sensor histidine kinase/response regulator yields MTASPVRVSPSAEPHAPAAPAFLVLDRSGRCTHATHDAAALLGLGDVALVGRSLADVLPAADVLHDAIAAAVATQRATTVSEPVPGRVVPSPEGALLLLDGEPWSDAAAGVEGTRYLHAVLDTVPECIKVVARDGTLLDMNGAGLAMLEAPSRDAVIGCPVEQIVVPRHRGALRRVLASVFGGTAARAELEIVTLGGHTRRVETRAAPLRDDAGNVVAALSVTHDVSDRHADAERLRESETRFRTLAAAAPAGIALLDATGNALYRNERFAEILGIDLEQITDATWRAAMHPADLAAAERDAHAFLAGEADETTSEYRLRRADGTVRWVHSTLRRQRDADGRPTGMIAIVADVTAEKHAEAERRANDARFRQLAAAAPVGIFLGDADGRVLYANPRYEEIWELRGEAALGNGWLTRMTPEEASRLRRDGIAAFAAGAQFSSEYQIVLPDGRTRWIRGHMVLLRNAAGEPESSLGTVEDITARREAEEAEARARSAADVERARLEAVLEALPAGVIFADADGRIVRATRQARALWGGDVTAEHVDGYGRYRARLRGSNRPLTDDERALTRALRGESTPPRELELERLDGGSATVLSAAEPVRDAEGRIVGGVVVLIDVSERVRLEAQLRQAQKMEAVGQLAGGVAHDFNNLLTVINGNLEFARNDIDPDHQAQEDLAQVAQAAERARALVRQLLAFSRKQVVQSEEIDVNDVVRGAEALLRRVLGEEIAFATTLAERPAVVRADRGQLEQVLLNLAVNARDAMLTTAHGRAGTGGTLTLVTDVVRLSPREAQGWTPGPGRYVRLTVSDTGHGMDATTRAHIFEPFFTTKAVGAGTGLGLATVYGIVTQAGGAVHVDSEPGAGATFTILLPYQGGRVAAAERGGGTSLPRGRGTVLVVEDEASVRLTTRRVLERHGFAVLEARHGADALLVWREHGADIVCCVTDLRMPEMGGRELVAQIRADRPALPVVYLSGYVDRGAVEPADGFVEKPFTGEALLQAVTSVLRAPRDA; encoded by the coding sequence ATGACTGCCTCGCCCGTCCGCGTCTCGCCGTCCGCCGAGCCGCACGCCCCCGCGGCTCCCGCATTCCTGGTTCTCGATCGCAGCGGCCGCTGCACTCACGCCACCCACGACGCCGCCGCGCTGCTCGGACTCGGCGACGTGGCGCTCGTGGGGCGCTCGCTCGCCGACGTGCTGCCGGCGGCGGATGTGCTGCACGACGCGATCGCCGCCGCCGTCGCGACGCAGCGCGCGACGACCGTGAGCGAGCCGGTGCCCGGTCGGGTGGTGCCGAGCCCCGAGGGCGCGCTGCTGCTGCTCGACGGCGAGCCGTGGAGCGACGCGGCGGCCGGGGTCGAGGGCACGCGCTACCTGCACGCGGTGCTCGACACGGTGCCGGAGTGCATCAAGGTCGTCGCGCGCGACGGCACGCTGCTCGACATGAACGGCGCGGGGCTCGCGATGCTCGAGGCGCCGTCGCGCGACGCGGTGATCGGCTGCCCCGTGGAGCAGATCGTCGTGCCGCGGCATCGCGGCGCGTTGCGTCGCGTGCTGGCCAGCGTGTTCGGCGGAACGGCGGCGCGCGCGGAGCTCGAGATCGTGACGCTCGGCGGACACACGCGCCGCGTCGAGACGCGGGCCGCACCGCTGCGCGACGACGCCGGCAACGTCGTCGCCGCGCTCAGCGTGACGCACGACGTCAGCGACCGCCACGCCGACGCCGAGCGGCTGCGCGAGAGCGAGACGCGGTTCCGCACGCTCGCCGCGGCGGCGCCGGCCGGCATCGCGCTGCTCGACGCGACCGGGAACGCGCTCTACCGCAACGAGCGGTTCGCCGAGATCCTCGGCATCGACCTGGAGCAGATCACCGACGCGACGTGGCGCGCCGCGATGCACCCCGCCGACCTCGCGGCGGCCGAGCGCGACGCGCACGCGTTCCTCGCCGGCGAGGCGGACGAGACGACGTCGGAGTACCGGCTGCGCCGCGCCGACGGCACCGTACGGTGGGTGCACTCCACGCTGCGCCGGCAGCGCGACGCCGACGGCCGGCCCACCGGCATGATCGCGATCGTCGCCGACGTCACGGCGGAGAAGCACGCCGAGGCCGAGCGGCGCGCGAACGATGCGCGCTTCCGTCAGCTCGCCGCGGCGGCCCCCGTCGGGATCTTCCTCGGCGACGCGGACGGGCGCGTGCTCTACGCGAACCCGCGCTACGAGGAGATCTGGGAGCTCCGCGGCGAGGCCGCGTTAGGCAACGGCTGGCTCACGCGCATGACGCCGGAGGAGGCATCGCGCCTCCGCCGCGACGGCATCGCGGCGTTCGCGGCGGGCGCGCAGTTCTCGAGCGAGTACCAGATCGTGCTCCCCGACGGCCGCACGCGCTGGATCCGCGGGCACATGGTGTTGCTGCGCAACGCCGCGGGAGAGCCCGAGAGCTCGCTCGGCACCGTGGAGGACATCACCGCGCGTCGCGAGGCGGAGGAGGCCGAAGCGCGGGCGCGCTCCGCGGCCGACGTGGAGCGCGCGCGGCTCGAGGCGGTGCTCGAGGCGCTCCCGGCGGGCGTCATCTTCGCCGACGCCGACGGACGCATCGTGCGCGCGACGCGGCAGGCGCGTGCGCTGTGGGGCGGCGACGTCACGGCGGAGCACGTCGACGGCTACGGCCGCTACCGCGCCCGCCTGCGCGGCAGCAATCGTCCGCTCACGGACGACGAGCGCGCGCTCACGCGTGCCCTGCGCGGCGAGTCCACGCCGCCGCGCGAGCTGGAGCTGGAGCGCCTCGACGGCGGCAGCGCGACGGTGCTGAGCGCGGCCGAGCCGGTGCGCGATGCGGAAGGCCGCATCGTCGGCGGCGTGGTGGTGCTGATCGACGTCTCCGAGCGCGTGCGGCTCGAAGCGCAGCTGCGGCAGGCGCAGAAGATGGAGGCCGTCGGGCAGCTCGCCGGCGGCGTCGCGCACGACTTCAACAACCTGCTCACCGTCATCAACGGGAACCTGGAGTTCGCGCGCAACGACATCGATCCCGACCACCAGGCGCAGGAGGATCTCGCGCAGGTCGCGCAGGCGGCGGAGCGCGCGCGGGCGCTCGTGCGCCAGCTGCTCGCGTTCAGCCGCAAGCAGGTGGTGCAGTCGGAGGAGATCGACGTGAACGACGTCGTGCGCGGCGCGGAGGCGCTGCTGCGCCGCGTGCTCGGCGAGGAGATCGCGTTCGCGACGACGCTCGCCGAGCGGCCGGCCGTCGTGCGCGCCGACCGCGGGCAGCTCGAGCAGGTGCTCCTCAACCTCGCCGTGAACGCGCGCGACGCGATGCTGACCACGGCGCACGGGCGCGCCGGCACCGGCGGCACGCTCACCCTCGTGACCGACGTGGTGCGCCTCTCGCCGCGCGAGGCGCAGGGCTGGACGCCGGGACCGGGACGCTACGTGCGCCTGACGGTCTCGGACACCGGCCACGGCATGGACGCGACGACGCGCGCGCACATCTTCGAGCCGTTCTTCACGACGAAGGCGGTCGGCGCCGGCACGGGGCTCGGCCTCGCCACGGTGTACGGCATCGTCACGCAGGCCGGTGGCGCGGTGCACGTCGACAGCGAGCCGGGCGCCGGCGCGACGTTCACGATCCTGCTGCCGTATCAGGGTGGACGCGTGGCCGCGGCGGAGCGCGGCGGCGGCACGTCGCTGCCGCGCGGCCGCGGCACGGTGCTCGTCGTGGAGGACGAGGCATCGGTACGGCTGACGACGCGGCGCGTGCTGGAGCGACACGGCTTCGCGGTGCTCGAGGCGCGCCACGGGGCGGACGCGCTGCTCGTCTGGCGCGAGCACGGCGCGGACATCGTGTGCTGCGTGACGGACCTGCGCATGCCGGAGATGGGTGGCCGCGAGCTCGTCGCGCAGATCCGCGCCGACCGCCCCGCGCTGCCGGTGGTGTACCTCTCCGGCTACGTCGACCGCGGCGCGGTGGAACCGGCGGACGGCTTCGTCGAGAAGCCGTTCACCGGCGAGGCGCTGCTGCAGGCCGTGACGAGCGTGCTGCGCGCGCCGCGCGACGCCTGA
- a CDS encoding MFS transporter, translating to MRHLAGRAVMTDADRPTRPALPARRARGAWLALALLTLANVSGFVDRQVLSLLVEPIRHDLSLTDTQVSLLMGLGFVVVSSTLALPMGRVADTRSRRGLLAAGAAAWSLATTLTGLARGYGQLLVARMAVGAGEAALQPGAISLLADLFPPAQLGRAMSVYTLGTFLGSGIAYVLGAWGIAFAAEHLATWPVLGAVRPWQSVYLLVGLVSFVVAPLLLLVREPPRRETARVPVRAVAAYVRAHADAVVPLSLGFACSAAVNYGIAGWLATFFVRTHGWSAARAGVLQGSLTMTVGVLGALGGGWLSDRLVRRGRVDGPLLVGVVGALGMLVCAGAYPLLASATAAAVLLVPVNVFAALPWGPANAAMAELMPERMRGQGAALMLLVVNLVSGALGPTAVALATDRLFGGAAGLRYALSTVSVVGMLLAAGLLLAARGPFRRTVRGA from the coding sequence GTGCGACATCTCGCCGGCCGCGCGGTCATGACCGACGCCGATCGCCCCACGCGCCCCGCGCTCCCCGCGCGGCGCGCGCGCGGCGCGTGGCTCGCGCTCGCGCTGCTGACGCTCGCGAACGTGTCGGGGTTCGTGGACCGGCAGGTGCTGAGCCTTCTCGTGGAGCCGATCCGCCACGACCTCTCGCTCACCGACACCCAGGTGAGCCTGCTCATGGGCCTCGGCTTCGTCGTCGTGTCGTCGACGCTCGCGCTGCCAATGGGACGCGTCGCGGACACGCGCAGCCGCCGCGGGCTGCTCGCCGCCGGCGCCGCGGCGTGGAGCCTCGCCACGACGCTGACCGGGCTGGCGCGCGGCTACGGGCAGCTGCTCGTCGCGCGCATGGCGGTCGGCGCGGGCGAGGCGGCGCTGCAACCGGGCGCGATCTCGCTGCTCGCCGACCTGTTCCCGCCGGCGCAGCTCGGGCGCGCGATGAGCGTCTACACGTTAGGCACGTTCCTCGGCTCGGGCATCGCGTACGTGCTCGGCGCGTGGGGGATCGCGTTCGCCGCCGAGCACCTCGCGACGTGGCCGGTGCTCGGCGCGGTGCGGCCGTGGCAGAGCGTGTACCTGCTCGTCGGGCTCGTGAGCTTCGTCGTCGCGCCGCTCCTGCTGCTCGTGCGGGAGCCGCCGCGCCGCGAGACGGCGCGCGTGCCGGTGCGCGCGGTGGCGGCGTACGTGCGCGCGCACGCCGACGCCGTGGTGCCGCTCAGCCTCGGCTTCGCGTGCTCGGCGGCGGTGAACTACGGCATCGCCGGATGGCTCGCGACGTTCTTCGTGCGCACGCACGGGTGGAGCGCGGCGCGCGCCGGCGTGCTGCAGGGCTCCCTCACGATGACCGTGGGCGTGCTCGGCGCGCTCGGCGGCGGGTGGCTCTCCGACCGGCTCGTGCGACGCGGGCGCGTCGACGGGCCGCTGCTCGTCGGCGTCGTCGGCGCGTTAGGCATGCTGGTGTGCGCCGGCGCCTACCCGCTGCTCGCGTCGGCGACGGCGGCCGCGGTGCTGCTCGTGCCGGTGAACGTGTTCGCGGCGCTGCCGTGGGGGCCCGCGAACGCGGCGATGGCGGAGCTGATGCCGGAGCGCATGCGCGGCCAGGGTGCCGCGCTCATGCTGCTCGTGGTGAACCTCGTCTCCGGCGCGTTAGGCCCGACCGCCGTGGCGCTGGCGACCGACCGGCTGTTCGGCGGCGCCGCGGGGCTGCGCTACGCGCTGTCGACCGTGTCCGTGGTGGGCATGCTGCTCGCCGCAGGGCTGCTGCTCGCCGCACGCGGGCCGTTCCGGCGCACCGTGCGCGGCGCGTGA
- a CDS encoding (2Fe-2S)-binding protein, with the protein MPPISLRVNGRPHSVDADANTPLLWVLRETLDLTGTKFGCGIGACGACMVHVDGAPVTSCVTPLGAVAGKAVTTIEGLDPRGAHAVQRAWTEHDVPQCGYCQAGQLMSAAALLARRPSPTDADIDDAMSRNLCRCGTYDRIRAAVHRAAELRGAAR; encoded by the coding sequence ATGCCACCGATCTCCCTGCGCGTGAACGGCCGGCCGCACTCCGTCGACGCCGACGCGAACACGCCACTGCTCTGGGTCCTGCGCGAGACGCTCGACCTCACCGGCACGAAGTTCGGCTGCGGGATCGGCGCGTGCGGGGCGTGCATGGTGCACGTCGATGGGGCGCCGGTGACGTCGTGCGTGACGCCGCTCGGCGCGGTCGCCGGGAAGGCGGTGACGACGATCGAGGGGCTCGACCCGCGCGGCGCGCACGCGGTGCAGCGCGCATGGACGGAGCACGACGTGCCGCAGTGCGGCTACTGCCAGGCCGGCCAGCTCATGTCCGCCGCGGCGCTGCTCGCGCGCCGGCCGTCGCCGACCGACGCCGACATCGACGACGCGATGTCGCGCAACCTCTGCCGCTGCGGCACCTACGACCGCATCCGCGCCGCGGTCCACCGCGCGGCCGAGCTCCGGGGCGCGGCGCGATGA